ATGATGAAAACAGGTATGTTTACCTGCGGCCACCAGCGGCTGCCCGTTGAGCACGCATTTCGGGATGCACGCGAACTTGGTTACGATGGCATTGAACTGTGGGGAGGTCGTCCTCATGCCTTTGCACCCGATCTAAAAGCTGGCGGTATTCGCCAAATCAAAGCGCTCGCCGAAACATATCAACTGCCCATCATCGGCTATACGCCAGAAACCAACGGTTACCCATATAACATGATGATTGGCGACGAGCGCATGCGCCGGGAAAGCCTGGACATGATTAAACTGGCAATGGACATGGCAAAGGAGATGAACGCGGGCTATACGCTTATCTCTGCGGCGCATGCAGGCTACCTCGCTACGCCGAACGACATCTGGGCGCGTCTTGCTGAAAATCTGAGTGAGCTTTGTGAGTACGCCGAAAACATCGGGATGGATTTAATTCTGGAGCCTCTTACCCCATATGAATCGAACGTGGTCTGTAATGCCAATGATGTTCTGCGAACGCTGGCACTGGTTCCCTCACCGCGGCTGTTCAGTATGATCGACATCTGTGCGCCTTACGTTCAGGCCGAACCGGTGATGAGCTATTTCGACAAACTGGGCGAGAAATTGCGTCATCTGCACATTGTCGACAGTGACGGAGCGAGTGATACCCACTACATTCCCGGCGATGGCAAGATGCCGTTGCGTGAGCTGATGCGAGATATCATCGACAGGGGCTATGACGGTTATTGCACCATTGAGCTGGTGACCATGTACATGAACGAGCCACGGCTTTATGCACGCCAGGCGCTGGAGCGCTTTCGAGCATTGTTACCGGAGGACGTATAATGAAAAAACTGGCGACCATTGGGGATAACTGTGTAGATATTTACCCGCAGTTGAATAAGGCTTTCTCTGGCGGCAACGCAGTCAATGTCGCCGTTTACGCCACGCGCTACGGCATGCAACCCGGCTGCGTCACCTGGGTTGGCGAAGACGACTACGGTCATACGCTCAGGCACGATCTGGCCCGCAAGGGAATCGATATTAGCCATGTACACACAAAGCCAGGCCTGACCGCGCAAACGCAGGTCACACTGAACGGGAGCGATCGGGTGTTTGGTGACTACACCGAAGGGGTAATGGCCAACTTTGCGCTCAGCGAAGAGGATTATCGCTGGCTTGGCGATTACGACATCATCCACTCGGCTATCTGGGGGCATGCTGAAGACGCATTTCCTCGCCTGTATGCCGACGGGAAGATAACGGCATTCGACTTTTCCGACAAGTGGGATAGCCCCCTATGGCAAACGCTCCCACCGCATCTCGACTTTGTTTTTGCCTCCGCTCTGGTTGAGGATGACGCACTTTGCCTGCGTATGAAAACAATTGTGGGGCAAGGCGCTGGTGCGGTGATCGTTACGCTCGGGGAAAACGGCAGTATCGCCTGGGATGGCAGGCAGTTCTGGCGCCAAATGCCGGACCCGGTCACGGTTGTCGATACGATGGGCGCTGGCGACTCTTTTATCGCCGGTTTTCTCTGCGCCCAGGCATCAGGCAAGTCATTACCTGAAGCGATGAAGCAAGGTACAGCCTGCGCGGCTCAAACAATCCAGTATCACGGAGCCTGGTAGCCACGGCGTTGGCGTGAGTCTCTTCACGCCAACACCCTGTTACTTACAAAGAAACGACTCTATAATCCGCCTATTACTCTCTTTTTCAGGGTCGATTATGCCAGCTACGGATCGCTACTCACATCAGCTCCTCTACGCAACAGTACGCCAGCAACTGCTGGACAATATTGCGCAGGGAATCTATCAGCCGGGCCAACAGATACCTACGGAAAGCGAGCTCTGTACGCAATACAACGTCAGCCGCATCACTATCCGAAAAGCCATCAGCGATCTGGTCGCCGACGGCGTATTGATCCGCTGGCAGGGGAAAGGCACGTTTGTGCAGAGTCAGAAAGTCGAAAACGCGCTGCTCACCGTCAGTGGGTTTACAGATTTTGGCGTTTCACAAGGCAAACCGACCAAAGAGAAAGTTATCGAACAAGAGCGGATTAACGCGTCGCCATTTTGTGAGAAGCTCAATATTCCAGGTAATAGCGATGTCTTCCATCTGAGCCGCGTTATGTATCTCGATAAAGAACCACTCTTTATTGATAGCTCCTGGATCCCGCTCTCACGTTATCCTGATTTTGATACGCTTTATACGGAAGGGGCCTCTACTTATCAGTTATTTCAGGAGCGTTTCGATACGCGAGTGGTGAATGATAAAAAAACGATCGATATCTTTGCCGCCACACGAGCTCAGGCGAAATGGCTCAGGTGTGAACTGGGCGAACCGCTTTTTCGTATCAGTAAGATAGCCTTTGATCAAAATGACAAACCTGTTCATGCCTCTGAGCTTTTTTGCCGTGCCAATCGCGTGACACTGACGATTGATAATCAGCGCCATTAATACGCAATAAAAAAGAGGACCGTGGCCCTCTTTTTTGTTTCTACCCTAACTTACGGCTTAGCAACAAAACCAATCGCTTCGTAGACTGCTTTCAGCGTAGCCGATGCACGCGCACTGGCTTTTTCCGCACCGTCTTTCATCACCTGCTGCAGGAAGGCTTCGTCGTTACGGAAACGGTGATAACGCTCCTGCAGCTCGGTCAGCATGCCGGAAACCGCGTCGGCAACTTCGCCTTTCAGATGACCGTACATTTTGCCTTCGAAGCTCTGTTCCAGCTCAGGAATGCTCTTGCCGGTCACAGCAGAGAGAATATCCAGCAGGTTGGACACACCGGGTTTCTCTTTAACGTCATAACGCACAACCGGCGGCTCTTCCGAGTCAGTCATGGCTCGTTTAAGTTTTTTCACCACCGATTTCGGATCTTCCAGCAGACCAATCACGTTATTGCGATTGTCGTCCGACTTGGACATCTTTTTCGTCGGCTCCAGCAGAGACATCACGCGGGCACCTGATTTAGGAATAAACGGTTCAGGAACTTTAAAGATCTCACCATACAGCGCGTTGAAACGCTGGGCGATATCGCGGCTGAGTTCCAGATGTTGTTTCTGGTCTTCACCCACCGGCACCAGGTTGGTCTGATACAGCAGAATATCTGCCGCCATCAGTACCGGATAATCAAACAGGCCGGCGTTAATGTTCTCAGCGTAACGCGCTGACTTATCTTTGAACTGAGTCATACGGCTCAGTTCACCAAAGTAGGTGTAGCAGTTCAGCGCCCAACTCAGTTGCGCATGTTCAGGCACGTGGGACTGAACGAAAATGGTGCTTTTTTCAGGATCGATACCGCACGCAAGGTAGAGCGCCAGCGTATCCAGCGTCGCTTTACGCAGTTGCTGGGCATCCTGACGAACGGTGATGGCATGCTGGTCAACGATGCAATAGATGCAATGGTAGTCATCCTGCATGTTCACCCACTGACGCAGTGCACCCATATAGTTGCCAATGGTCAATTCACCTGAGGGCTGTGCGCCACTAAAAACGATGGGCTTAGTCATTTTTCGATTCCTGATTTTCGCTATGCGGAAGCCCGAGAGCGGGCAGTAGTTCACTAATGCGGTCGTAGATGACGTCTGGCTGGCTCAGCGCGATCGGTTCACCGTAGTTGTAGCCATAGGTGAGGCCAACGGACGGGCAGCCAGCGGCTTTTGCCGCCTGAATATCATTACGCGAATCCCCAACGAAGAGCAATTGCTCTGGCGCAATGCCGAGCTTACTTGCCACCAGCAGCAGCGGATCCGGATGGGGTTTTTTGTTCTGGACATCGTCACCGCCAATGACCACGCTGAAGTATTTACTGATATCCAGCGCGTCGAGCAATGGCGCAACAAACGGCGTCGGCTTGTTGGTCACCAGGCCGAGCGGCAGCCCTTTGGCGTGCAGCGCGCCCAGCGTATCGGCGACATCAGGGAACAGGAACGTCCCCTCTTCAGCGACATCCCCATAGTAACGGTTAAACAGCTTACGCAGAATACGCACCTGCTCCTCGGCGGGAATATCCTCATCGACCGGTGATTTGCCCATCGTCTTACGCAATGTGGCGCGTTCCTGACGAGACCAGGTTAACGCACGCTCCATCAATACATCAGCACCGTTGCCAATCCAGGTAATAACGCGCTCTTCACCGGCAACCGGCAGTTCCAGCGCGTACAGCGCCATGTCCACTGCGGTACTCAATCCCGGCGCGCTGTCCACCAGCGTACCGTCGAGGTCAAAGGCGACGCCTCGAATATCCTGCAATTTATCCATGACTTACCTTTGCCAGTTCGCTGCGCATCTCATCAATGACTTTCTTGTAGTCTGGCTGATCGAAAACGGCGGAACCGGCGACAAACATGTCAGCCCCTGCGGCGGCGATTTCAGCAATATTGCTCGCCTTCACACCACCATCCACTTCGAGGCGAATGTCATGGCCCGACTCGTCAATGCGACGACGGACTTCCCGCAGTTTGTCCAGCGTTTGCGGAATGAAGGACTGGCCGCCAAAGCCCGGGTTAACGGACATCAGCAGGATCACATCCAGCTTGTCCATCACATAGTCCAGATAGCTCAGCGGTGTCGCCGGGTTGAAGACCAGTCCAGCTTTACAGCCATGCTCTTTGATCAGTTGTAGCGAGCGGTCAACATGTTCGGAGGCTTCCGGGTGAAAGGTAATGATGCTGGCGCCTGCGGCAGCGAAATCCGGGATGATTCGGTCCACCGGTTTCACCATCAGATGCACATCGATGGGGGCCGTAATACCGTATTTACGCAGGGATTTCAGTACCATCGGACCCATGGTCAGATTCGGTACATAGTGGTTGTCCATGACGTCAAAATGCACGACGTCACCACCGGCAGCCAGAGCTTTCGCGGTGTCCTCACCCAGGCGAGCAAAATCAGCCGACAGGATTGAGGGGGCAATCAAATACTGTTTCATCCGCTTCTCCTTGAGAATTATTTATTCACAGGCGTTGCGACTCCTGGTTTGTACAGAGCCAGCAGTTCGTCCACCTTTTTACGTGTGCCGCCGTTGCTGCTTATACTGCGCCGCACTTTGACCTGAAAATGTTCCGCCGCTTTGTACCATTCGCGGGTATCGGGCGTGTCATGATTCGAAATTAACACCGGGATCTGCTTACTGACCAGCTTTTCGGCCATCTTCGCCAGATGGGCCTGCTCTTTCGGGCTGAAGCTGTTGGTATGATATGCGGTGAAATTCGCCGTCGCTGACAGCGGGGCGTAGGGCGGATCGCAATAGACAACCGAGTTCGCATCCGCTTGCTCCATGCACTCATCATATGAGAGGCAGTGGAATTCCGCATTCTGCGCTTTTTCCGCAAAGTGATACAACTCAGCTTCCGGGAAGTAAGGCTTTTTGTAACGTCCAAACGGCACGTTAAACTCGCCGCGCAGATTATACCGGCACAGGCCGTTGTAACCATATCGGTTCAGATACAGGAACAGGACCGCACGACGGAAAGGCTCCTGGCTGGCATTGAACTCTTCACGGAACTGGTAGTAAACCTCAGCCTGATTGGTCTCTGGGCTAAACAGTTCACGGGAAGCCTTCACGTATTCATCGGTACGGGTCTTCACGATCTTATAGAGACTGATGAGATCGCTGTTGATATCGGCAAGAATATAACGAGAAAAGTCGGTGTTAAGAAACACCGACCCTGCACCCACAAAGGGTTCAACCAGGCATTCACCCTGCGGTAAATGCCGTTTGATGTCGTCGAGCAGGGGATATTTTCCCCCTGCCCACTTCAGAAAAGCGCGATTTTTTTTCATGCTGACTAACTAATTACACCTTCTCCGGCTGTGGAGAAAGCTCCGACAGCATCCTGCGCTTTAACATTATTTCAGATCGGCCTGTACCTGATGCAGCGGTTTGGCCCACGGATTTTTTGCCTGCACATCGGCTGGCAGCGTGGAAACCGCGCGTTTCGCATCTTCTTTCGAGGCGTACACGCCAGACACCAGAACATACCACGGTTGACCGTTACGCGTCGTCTGATACACCACATAGTTTTTCAGATTCTCTTTCTTCGCCCAACCGTTCAGATTGTCGTAGTTAGAAGAGCTGCTGAGCTGCAGGGTGTAATGGCTGGACGGTGCGGACTTCAGCGACCCGACGTTACCGGTGCTTTTGCCAGCCGCTGCGCTACTTACCGCTGGCGCTGTCTGAGCAGGTGCTGCCGTTTGTGCTGGCGCTGCCGTCTGTACCGGTGCGGCGTTGGTCGTCGTCTTCGGCGCTGCGGTGGCTACGGGTTCAGTGCGTTTAGGCTGGGCCGTCGGCTTTGACTCCGCTGGCGTCGCTTTCGCGGTTGTCTGCGGTTTCTTCGGCTCAATCACAACCTGCTTACGTTCCGGACGCGTGGTGGTCGGGCGCTCGCTGCCAGGTGCAGCAGCCGTCTGGCTCGACGTATTACCATTACGCACGGGTGCAACGGTCGCCGGTTCTGTCGGCAGCGTGGAGTTCGCCACCACATTGCTCACCTGTTCCTGGCCCTGCGGTTGCGTCAACGCATTATTCAGATCGCCCTGCACTTCTACACGCTGCTGACCTTCTGCGGTCGCTGGCGTTTGTCCCTGCGTCGGCGTGGAGGAAATTGGTGGCAGAGAAACATCCTGCGGCGTGTTGCCCGCTGTCTGTTCAGCAGAGGTACTTCCCGGAGCCGGTTGGGCACCGTTTGCCTGGTCAGCAGCATTACCGGAGAGATCGATACTCTTCTCGCCAGACGCCGTTTGCGCGTCTGAAGACGGGGTGGAAGGCGCTTTCAGCGCAGAGCCAATACCGATGATCAGCAGCAGCAGAACCAGCACGCCCACGCCCATCATCATGTACTGACGGGAAGCAGGTTTACCGGCGGCTTTTTTACGCTTGCGCGGACGACGCTCTACGCGTTCTTCATCCACGAGCTCTTCATCATTGGAATCGTAATCCTCTTCCCTCTCTTGCTCATCAAGGCGTTCTTTACGCCCGCGCGCAGGACGGCGATCGTCAGCATCCAGATCAACATCATCAAAGTTGATCTGCGGTTCGCCGCGTTCTGAAGATTGACGAGAACGACCAGTACGACGATCGCTGGGATCGGGTTTCAGCTCGTCTTCTGGTTTGAATTCATCCATTTAACACCCCACTCAAAGGCTAATGCTTACGACGTTGCAACTAACCTGAATCTAAATGGCCGATACGTAAGCCGTATCAGTCCGACCTTTCTTGTTGTTACGCCTGCTGGCAATCAGCGATAGCGTTAAGAACTACCTCGTGCGACACTCCGCCGCGTACTTCACTTTTCCCTATTGCCAGCGGAAGGACTAAGCGCATTTCTCCCGCCAACACTTTTTTATCACGCAACATGTGCGGCAGGTAAGCCTGCGCTGACATCTCGCGCGGTCCATGAACCGGCAAGCCGGCACGTTTGAGTAACGTGATGATGCGCTGCGTATCGTCTGGCGCAAACTGCCCCAGACGTTCCGACGTGCGCGCAGCCATTACCATACCCGCTGCGACCGCTTCACCATGTAACCAATTGCCATATCCCATTTCAGCTTCAATGGCATGACCGTACGTATGCCCAAGATTCAGTAAAGCACGTAAGCCGGTTTCGCGCTCGTCTGCGGCAACAACTTCGGCTTTCAGCTCACAACAACGACGAATACACCAGGCCATTGCCGTCCCGTCCAGACGCAACAGCGCATCCAGATTCTCTTCCAGCCAGCTAAAGAATTCGCCATCAAGAATAATGCCGTACTTGATCACTTCTGCCAGACCGGACGCCAGTTCGCGAGCAGGCAGCGTTTTCAGACAGTCAAGATCCACCACCACGGAGGCCGGCTGGTAAAACGCACCGATCATGTTTTTGCCGAGGGGATGGTTTACAGCGGTTTTACCGCCAACGGAGGAGTCAACCTGCGACAGAAGCGTCGTCGGGACCTGGATGAAGCGAACACCGCGCTGATAGCTGGCCGCGGCAAAACCGGTCAGATCGCCAATGACACCGCCGCCAAGTGCGACCAGGGTCGTATCGCGACCATGCGGTTTTTGCAACAAAGCGGTGAACACCGTATCCAGTACCGTCAGGCTCTTGTACTGCTCGCCGTCAGGCAGGATGACGCTATCAACGTTCACACCCGCTTGTTCAAGTACGCTGCGAATCTTATCAAGATAAAGGGGGGCCAGGGTTTCGTTGGTGACCAACATAACCTGATCGCCCGATTTCAGCGGTAAGAATGAAGCTGGTTCGTTAAACAAACCAGCCGCGATGGTGATAGGGTAACTACGTTCCCCGAGAG
The DNA window shown above is from Citrobacter farmeri and carries:
- the frlC gene encoding fructoselysine 3-epimerase, yielding MKTGMFTCGHQRLPVEHAFRDARELGYDGIELWGGRPHAFAPDLKAGGIRQIKALAETYQLPIIGYTPETNGYPYNMMIGDERMRRESLDMIKLAMDMAKEMNAGYTLISAAHAGYLATPNDIWARLAENLSELCEYAENIGMDLILEPLTPYESNVVCNANDVLRTLALVPSPRLFSMIDICAPYVQAEPVMSYFDKLGEKLRHLHIVDSDGASDTHYIPGDGKMPLRELMRDIIDRGYDGYCTIELVTMYMNEPRLYARQALERFRALLPEDV
- the frlD gene encoding fructoselysine 6-kinase gives rise to the protein MKKLATIGDNCVDIYPQLNKAFSGGNAVNVAVYATRYGMQPGCVTWVGEDDYGHTLRHDLARKGIDISHVHTKPGLTAQTQVTLNGSDRVFGDYTEGVMANFALSEEDYRWLGDYDIIHSAIWGHAEDAFPRLYADGKITAFDFSDKWDSPLWQTLPPHLDFVFASALVEDDALCLRMKTIVGQGAGAVIVTLGENGSIAWDGRQFWRQMPDPVTVVDTMGAGDSFIAGFLCAQASGKSLPEAMKQGTACAAQTIQYHGAW
- a CDS encoding GntR family transcriptional regulator, translating into MPATDRYSHQLLYATVRQQLLDNIAQGIYQPGQQIPTESELCTQYNVSRITIRKAISDLVADGVLIRWQGKGTFVQSQKVENALLTVSGFTDFGVSQGKPTKEKVIEQERINASPFCEKLNIPGNSDVFHLSRVMYLDKEPLFIDSSWIPLSRYPDFDTLYTEGASTYQLFQERFDTRVVNDKKTIDIFAATRAQAKWLRCELGEPLFRISKIAFDQNDKPVHASELFCRANRVTLTIDNQRH
- the trpS gene encoding tryptophan--tRNA ligase, which gives rise to MTKPIVFSGAQPSGELTIGNYMGALRQWVNMQDDYHCIYCIVDQHAITVRQDAQQLRKATLDTLALYLACGIDPEKSTIFVQSHVPEHAQLSWALNCYTYFGELSRMTQFKDKSARYAENINAGLFDYPVLMAADILLYQTNLVPVGEDQKQHLELSRDIAQRFNALYGEIFKVPEPFIPKSGARVMSLLEPTKKMSKSDDNRNNVIGLLEDPKSVVKKLKRAMTDSEEPPVVRYDVKEKPGVSNLLDILSAVTGKSIPELEQSFEGKMYGHLKGEVADAVSGMLTELQERYHRFRNDEAFLQQVMKDGAEKASARASATLKAVYEAIGFVAKP
- the gph gene encoding phosphoglycolate phosphatase; this encodes MDKLQDIRGVAFDLDGTLVDSAPGLSTAVDMALYALELPVAGEERVITWIGNGADVLMERALTWSRQERATLRKTMGKSPVDEDIPAEEQVRILRKLFNRYYGDVAEEGTFLFPDVADTLGALHAKGLPLGLVTNKPTPFVAPLLDALDISKYFSVVIGGDDVQNKKPHPDPLLLVASKLGIAPEQLLFVGDSRNDIQAAKAAGCPSVGLTYGYNYGEPIALSQPDVIYDRISELLPALGLPHSENQESKND
- the rpe gene encoding ribulose-phosphate 3-epimerase produces the protein MKQYLIAPSILSADFARLGEDTAKALAAGGDVVHFDVMDNHYVPNLTMGPMVLKSLRKYGITAPIDVHLMVKPVDRIIPDFAAAGASIITFHPEASEHVDRSLQLIKEHGCKAGLVFNPATPLSYLDYVMDKLDVILLMSVNPGFGGQSFIPQTLDKLREVRRRIDESGHDIRLEVDGGVKASNIAEIAAAGADMFVAGSAVFDQPDYKKVIDEMRSELAKVSHG
- the dam gene encoding adenine-specific DNA-methyltransferase; the encoded protein is MKKNRAFLKWAGGKYPLLDDIKRHLPQGECLVEPFVGAGSVFLNTDFSRYILADINSDLISLYKIVKTRTDEYVKASRELFSPETNQAEVYYQFREEFNASQEPFRRAVLFLYLNRYGYNGLCRYNLRGEFNVPFGRYKKPYFPEAELYHFAEKAQNAEFHCLSYDECMEQADANSVVYCDPPYAPLSATANFTAYHTNSFSPKEQAHLAKMAEKLVSKQIPVLISNHDTPDTREWYKAAEHFQVKVRRSISSNGGTRKKVDELLALYKPGVATPVNK
- the damX gene encoding cell division protein DamX codes for the protein MDEFKPEDELKPDPSDRRTGRSRQSSERGEPQINFDDVDLDADDRRPARGRKERLDEQEREEDYDSNDEELVDEERVERRPRKRKKAAGKPASRQYMMMGVGVLVLLLLIIGIGSALKAPSTPSSDAQTASGEKSIDLSGNAADQANGAQPAPGSTSAEQTAGNTPQDVSLPPISSTPTQGQTPATAEGQQRVEVQGDLNNALTQPQGQEQVSNVVANSTLPTEPATVAPVRNGNTSSQTAAAPGSERPTTTRPERKQVVIEPKKPQTTAKATPAESKPTAQPKRTEPVATAAPKTTTNAAPVQTAAPAQTAAPAQTAPAVSSAAAGKSTGNVGSLKSAPSSHYTLQLSSSSNYDNLNGWAKKENLKNYVVYQTTRNGQPWYVLVSGVYASKEDAKRAVSTLPADVQAKNPWAKPLHQVQADLK
- the aroB gene encoding 3-dehydroquinate synthase, with amino-acid sequence MERITVTLGERSYPITIAAGLFNEPASFLPLKSGDQVMLVTNETLAPLYLDKIRSVLEQAGVNVDSVILPDGEQYKSLTVLDTVFTALLQKPHGRDTTLVALGGGVIGDLTGFAAASYQRGVRFIQVPTTLLSQVDSSVGGKTAVNHPLGKNMIGAFYQPASVVVDLDCLKTLPARELASGLAEVIKYGIILDGEFFSWLEENLDALLRLDGTAMAWCIRRCCELKAEVVAADERETGLRALLNLGHTYGHAIEAEMGYGNWLHGEAVAAGMVMAARTSERLGQFAPDDTQRIITLLKRAGLPVHGPREMSAQAYLPHMLRDKKVLAGEMRLVLPLAIGKSEVRGGVSHEVVLNAIADCQQA